A single Drosophila miranda strain MSH22 chromosome XR, D.miranda_PacBio2.1, whole genome shotgun sequence DNA region contains:
- the LOC117186599 gene encoding uncharacterized protein LOC117186599, producing MADEWNKDVFGKVNCPSYFTLTISEVGPTHNVRHRIKPILGSAREGSIGQQQLAEEAPTMAPTVVEEAAPSIQDMQEEFLLYTEQPSAVEAENDVLMKLRAEIDAGRVLMKKNHDEINKIVHVGQANDVINEGNEAPDIDNSGSANSTTVNSGCANSTNVNSTIDHSDGKGSDSDSVAKRQDTNVNNIWGASATSLTLAKEVTMEFDGTQCAKNWVIQLDNIAEIYKLDKITKRMLLIAKLKGNAQSWLHADSARILESAHYLCEQLIVAFGATLNKGEQRDRFQNRQWRSEENFATYFEEKMMLARNINIDTEELKEKIIDGIPASGLRDQARIQCFSDPKQILRAFSEIRLPQRKQYATPVSADAAANKGLRCANCNSRGHFAKDCFKPKRKPGSCYACGAFGHLVGQCPERKSVTNNNYHAS from the exons ATGGCGGATGAGTGGAATAAAGACGTGTTCGGAAAAGTAAATTGTCCATCCTATTTCACTCTCACAATCTCAGAAGTGGGCCCTACTCACAATGTGCGACATCGAATTAAACCAATTCTCGGTAGTGCAAGAGAAGGTTCGATCGGCCAGCAGCAGTTGGCAGAGGAAGCACCAACTATGGCGCCGACAGTCGTAGAAGAGGCAGCACCATCGATTCAAGACATGCAGGAGGAATTTCTACTATACACGGAACAGCCTAGCGCAGTAGAAGCCGAGAACGACGTCCTGATGAAATTACGCGCAGAGATAGATGCAGGCAGAGTCTTGATGAAAAAAAATCATGACGAAATAAACAAGATCGTGCATGTCGGCCAAGCCAATGACGTCATCAACGAGGGCAACGAAGCTCCCGATATCGATAACAGTGGCAGCGCTAACAGCACCACAGTTAACAGTGGCTGCGCTAACAGCACCAATGTTAACAGCACCATCGACCACAGTGATGGAAAAGGCTCCGATTCAGACAGTGTTGCAAAACGTCAGGACACAAATGTAAACAACATATGGGGAGCTTCGGCAACATCGCTCACATTGGCAAAGGAAGTGACTATGGAATTCGACGGGACACAGTGCGCCAAAAACTGGGTCATACAGCTGGATAATATTGCCGAAATCTATAAGCTGGACAAAATCACTAAACGAATGCTCCTGATTGCTAAGCTCAAAGGAAACGCTCAGAGTTGGCTCCATGCAGATTCCGCACGTATATTGGAATCAGCTCATTACTTGTGCGAGCAATTGATCGTGGCATTTGGGGCAACCTTGAACAAAGGAGAACAAAGAGACAGATTCCAAAATCGTCAATGGCGTTCAGAAGAAAATTTTGCCACATATTTTGAAGAAAAAATGATGCTGGCTAGAAACATCAACATAGACACCGAGGAGTTGAAGGAAAAGATAATCGATGGAATTCCGGCTTCGGGCTTGCGAGATCAGGCTCGCATTCAGTGCTTCTCGGATCCGAAGCAAATTCTACGTGCATTCTCGGAAATCCGCCTTCCGCAGCGGAAGCAGTATGCCACACCAGTCTCGGCAGATGCTGCAGCTAACAAGGGCTTACGCTGCGCCAACTGCAACTCACGTGGTCACTTCGCCAAGGACTGCTTCAAGCCAAAAAGGAAGCCTGGATCCTGCTACGCATGTGGGGCATTTGGCCACCTTGTCGGACAATGCCCGGAGAGAAAAAGCGTAACCAACAACAATTAT CATGCCTCATAG